The Rhizobium leguminosarum genome includes a region encoding these proteins:
- a CDS encoding dihydroxyacetone kinase subunit DhaK, protein MKHFFNRRENIVTEALDGLLLTSSKGRLARLDSFPDIKVILRADWDKSKVAIISGGGAGHEPSHAGFVGKGMLTAAVSGEIFASPSVDAVLTAIRAVAGEKGALLIVKNYTGDRLNFGLAAEKARAEGFDVEMVIVADDIAIPGINQPRGVAGTLFVHKIAGYHAERGEDLKTVAAHAAAAAGDIVSLGMSLSTCSVPGQAHEDRLGENEGELGLGIHGEPGVERITLQPVANIVSTMVARLSPTLREGASHCLLINNLGAVPPLEMTVIANAVLSSPLGHRLRLIIGPAPMMTALNMNGFSLSLIRLDAVREAALTAAVEPHAWMPAVERHEIQIIAAPRTSAGLNGANGMAGENSRNRRLITALCEHLISQETELNRLDGRVGDGDTGSTVASGARSVLARLDTLPLDRPAATLASLGEILGTSMGGSSGVLLSIFFTAAAKTMADKADISAALLAGLDRMTFYGGAAVGDRTMVDALSPALQALASGDVIAAAKAAAAGAESTKTMMKARAGRASYVGERDLAGVADPGAVAVAGAFGVVASLA, encoded by the coding sequence ATGAAACACTTCTTCAACCGCAGGGAAAACATCGTCACCGAAGCCTTGGACGGTCTGCTTCTGACGAGCAGCAAGGGTCGTCTTGCCCGCCTCGACAGCTTTCCCGACATCAAGGTGATCCTGCGAGCGGACTGGGACAAGTCGAAGGTGGCGATCATCTCCGGCGGCGGCGCCGGTCATGAGCCCTCCCATGCCGGCTTCGTCGGTAAGGGTATGCTGACGGCTGCCGTATCCGGCGAGATTTTCGCCTCGCCGAGCGTCGATGCCGTGCTGACGGCGATCCGCGCCGTCGCCGGCGAAAAGGGCGCCCTGCTGATCGTCAAGAACTATACCGGCGACCGGCTGAATTTCGGCCTCGCCGCCGAGAAGGCGCGCGCCGAGGGCTTCGACGTCGAAATGGTCATCGTCGCCGACGATATCGCCATCCCCGGCATCAACCAGCCGCGCGGCGTCGCCGGCACGCTGTTCGTCCACAAGATCGCTGGCTATCACGCCGAAAGGGGCGAGGACCTGAAGACGGTCGCAGCCCATGCCGCGGCCGCGGCCGGCGATATCGTCTCGCTCGGCATGTCGCTTTCCACCTGCAGCGTGCCGGGCCAGGCGCATGAGGACCGTCTCGGCGAAAACGAAGGCGAACTCGGCCTCGGCATCCACGGCGAGCCCGGTGTCGAGCGCATCACCCTGCAGCCGGTCGCCAATATCGTCTCCACCATGGTGGCGCGCCTATCGCCAACGCTGCGCGAAGGGGCAAGCCACTGCCTCCTCATCAACAATCTCGGCGCCGTGCCGCCGCTCGAAATGACCGTCATCGCCAACGCCGTGCTATCCTCGCCGCTTGGCCACCGCCTCCGGCTGATCATCGGACCGGCGCCGATGATGACCGCGCTCAATATGAACGGCTTCTCGCTGTCACTGATCCGGCTGGACGCCGTGCGTGAGGCGGCACTGACGGCAGCGGTCGAACCGCATGCCTGGATGCCGGCCGTCGAACGCCACGAGATCCAGATCATCGCCGCACCGAGAACATCAGCCGGCTTGAACGGCGCGAATGGTATGGCCGGAGAGAACAGCCGCAACCGGCGCCTGATCACTGCGCTCTGTGAGCATTTGATCTCCCAGGAAACCGAACTCAACCGCCTGGACGGCCGCGTCGGAGATGGCGATACCGGCTCGACGGTGGCGTCAGGCGCCCGCAGCGTGCTGGCCCGCCTCGATACGCTGCCGCTCGACCGGCCGGCGGCAACGCTTGCCTCGCTCGGCGAAATCCTCGGCACCAGCATGGGCGGATCGAGCGGCGTGCTGCTGTCGATCTTCTTCACCGCTGCGGCAAAGACGATGGCCGACAAGGCCGATATATCAGCAGCCCTTCTTGCCGGGCTCGACAGGATGACGTTCTATGGTGGAGCCGCAGTCGGCGACCGGACGATGGTCGATGCACTGTCGCCTGCCCTGCAGGCGCTGGCATCCGGCGATGTCATCGCGGCGGCAAAGGCCGCGGCAGCCGGCGCCGAATCGACGAAGACGATGATGAAGGCGAGAGCCGGACGCGCCTCCTATGTCGGCGAAAGGGATCTGGCGGGCGTTGCCGATCCGGGCGCCGTCGCGGTTGCCGGCGCGTTCGGCGTGGTGGCAAGCCTCGCCTGA
- a CDS encoding dihydroxyacetone kinase subunit DhaK codes for MKKFMNTAETMVAESVEGFVRAHEALVVFGPERKCIRRRHLTAGKVALISGGGAGHEPMHIGFVGHGMLDAACVGHIFTSPTPSQIIAAIEEADTGAGCLLVVKNYDGDLMNFEMAIEMAGDRHNIDMVVVSDDIETSRSGEGNGRRGVAGTLIVEKLLGAAAERGMSLAELKQLGKGLNTRIRSMGVALNGVTMPQTERTTFALGPGEMEVGVGIHGEPGHARQPFATSDAIIGHLCETIAGDIAVAPGTRALLFVNGLGGTPPAELYLAYNGARRFIEQRGIPIERSLVGTYVTSLDMQGLSVTLALLTDEEIALWDAPVATAALHWP; via the coding sequence ATGAAGAAGTTCATGAACACTGCGGAAACCATGGTCGCCGAAAGCGTCGAAGGCTTCGTGCGCGCCCATGAGGCCTTGGTGGTGTTCGGGCCTGAGCGCAAATGCATCCGCCGCCGCCATCTCACCGCTGGCAAGGTGGCGCTCATCTCGGGCGGCGGCGCCGGCCATGAGCCGATGCATATCGGCTTCGTCGGCCACGGCATGCTGGATGCCGCCTGCGTCGGCCATATCTTCACTTCTCCCACACCGAGCCAGATCATCGCCGCCATCGAAGAGGCCGATACGGGCGCCGGCTGCCTGCTCGTGGTCAAGAACTATGACGGCGATCTGATGAATTTCGAAATGGCGATCGAGATGGCCGGCGACCGCCACAACATCGACATGGTCGTCGTCAGCGACGATATCGAGACATCAAGGTCCGGCGAAGGCAATGGCCGGCGCGGTGTTGCCGGAACGCTGATCGTCGAAAAGCTCCTGGGTGCTGCGGCCGAACGCGGCATGTCGCTTGCCGAATTGAAGCAGCTCGGCAAGGGATTGAACACCCGCATCCGCTCGATGGGTGTCGCGCTGAACGGCGTGACGATGCCGCAGACCGAGCGCACCACATTTGCGCTCGGACCCGGCGAAATGGAAGTGGGCGTCGGCATCCATGGAGAACCCGGCCATGCCAGGCAGCCCTTCGCCACCTCCGACGCCATCATCGGCCATCTCTGCGAGACCATCGCCGGCGATATCGCCGTGGCGCCGGGTACCCGCGCACTGCTCTTCGTCAACGGCCTCGGCGGCACGCCACCGGCCGAACTCTACCTTGCCTATAACGGCGCCCGCCGCTTTATCGAGCAACGCGGCATTCCGATCGAGCGCTCGCTTGTGGGAACCTACGTCACCTCGCTCGACATGCAGGGACTGTCGGTTACCCTTGCCTTGCTGACCGACGAGGAGATCGCCCTCTGGGACGCGCCGGTGGCAACGGCAGCGCTGCATTGGCCATAA
- the dhaL gene encoding dihydroxyacetone kinase subunit DhaL, translating to MAVQAEPVLVAGLIEVCRATIAENSDHLCALDRAIGDGDHGTNMRRGCEAVSAEGESLSSLPFPDAMEKIGLTLVMNVGGAAGPLYGTLLMEIGRELRKSNEKPDFSQVLKQAIDAVARRGRAHAGDKTLLDVLYPVHAALASRSPLGAIARRAERSANRTADMKAMRGRAAYLGDRSIGHIDPGASSCALLTTAICRYLGEHRPQ from the coding sequence ATGGCAGTGCAGGCGGAACCGGTGCTTGTGGCAGGATTGATCGAGGTGTGCCGCGCGACGATCGCGGAAAACAGCGATCACCTCTGTGCGCTCGATCGCGCCATCGGCGATGGCGATCACGGAACCAATATGCGGCGCGGCTGCGAGGCGGTGAGCGCCGAAGGCGAGAGCCTGTCCAGCCTGCCCTTCCCCGACGCCATGGAAAAGATCGGCCTGACGCTGGTGATGAATGTCGGCGGTGCGGCCGGGCCGCTCTACGGCACGCTGCTGATGGAGATCGGCCGCGAGCTTCGCAAGAGCAACGAAAAGCCCGATTTTTCGCAGGTGCTGAAACAGGCGATCGATGCCGTCGCGAGACGCGGTCGGGCGCATGCCGGCGACAAAACCCTGCTCGACGTGCTCTATCCCGTGCATGCGGCACTCGCCAGCCGCTCTCCGCTCGGCGCAATCGCCCGCAGGGCCGAGCGTTCTGCCAACCGCACCGCTGACATGAAGGCGATGCGCGGGCGCGCGGCCTATCTCGGCGACCGTTCCATCGGTCATATCGATCCCGGCGCGTCGAGCTGCGCGCTGCTGACCACGGCGATCTGCCGCTATCTCGGGGAGCACCGTCCGCAATGA
- a CDS encoding ABC transporter ATP-binding protein yields MADVVLRNLAKRFGDTQALADLDLSIRDGEFVVLLGPTGAGKTTTLRLIAGLEKPDSGGIEIGGRNVAAEAPAERDVAFVFQQYSLYPHMTVYENLAFPLKAPVRKLSTAEIDRRVREVARMVRIDHKLENRSTRLSGGEMQRVAIGRALVRRPAIYLMDEPLSSLDAKLRAELRLELKRIQKELGSTLLYVTHDQVEAMTMADRIGIVAEGRLMQVGTPREIYGNPANLHVAARLGQPHINLLPADLLPGGQPPAGTKTVGARTEHLDIIVSKDANAEIDWIEHLGDQNHLHIRAGNHKLVTLADPYLAIAPGDRISLTLRDPLYFDAAGQRLS; encoded by the coding sequence ATGGCTGATGTCGTCCTCAGGAACCTCGCCAAGCGCTTCGGCGACACCCAGGCTTTGGCCGACCTCGATCTTTCGATCCGCGACGGCGAGTTCGTCGTGCTGCTCGGTCCCACAGGCGCCGGCAAGACCACGACGTTGCGGCTGATCGCCGGCCTCGAAAAGCCCGATAGCGGCGGCATCGAGATCGGCGGCCGCAATGTCGCCGCCGAAGCCCCCGCCGAACGCGATGTCGCCTTCGTCTTCCAGCAATATTCGCTCTATCCGCATATGACGGTTTACGAGAACCTCGCCTTCCCGCTGAAGGCGCCGGTCCGCAAACTCAGCACCGCGGAGATCGACCGGCGCGTGCGCGAAGTCGCGCGCATGGTCCGGATCGACCACAAGCTGGAGAACCGCTCGACCAGGCTTTCCGGCGGCGAGATGCAGCGTGTCGCGATCGGCCGGGCGCTGGTGCGCCGGCCGGCGATCTATCTGATGGACGAACCGCTGTCCTCGCTCGACGCCAAGCTGCGCGCCGAACTGCGCCTGGAACTGAAGCGTATCCAGAAGGAACTCGGCTCGACGCTGCTCTATGTCACTCACGACCAGGTGGAAGCCATGACGATGGCCGACCGCATCGGCATCGTTGCCGAGGGACGGCTGATGCAAGTGGGAACACCGCGCGAGATCTACGGCAATCCCGCCAACCTGCATGTCGCCGCCCGCCTCGGCCAGCCGCATATCAACCTTTTGCCGGCGGATCTGCTGCCGGGCGGCCAGCCGCCGGCCGGCACGAAGACAGTCGGCGCCCGCACCGAACATCTCGACATCATTGTCAGCAAGGATGCCAATGCCGAGATCGACTGGATCGAACATCTCGGCGACCAGAACCATCTGCACATCAGGGCTGGCAATCACAAGCTCGTCACACTTGCAGATCCATATCTGGCGATCGCGCCGGGCGACCGGATCAGCCTGACGTTGCGCGATCCGCTTTATTTCGATGCGGCTGGACAGCGCCTGTCCTGA
- a CDS encoding HPr family phosphocarrier protein, translating into MTNGLRRKKQEPEPLPEPFKVNCQTEVEVKHGVGLHARPSVTFTRLAKSFPCSIEIAVNGSDVWLNGKSIIKIMGARIRKGSILRIRADGILAEEAIRALKELIERNFDEEKKHGRTA; encoded by the coding sequence ATGACGAACGGATTGCGTCGAAAGAAACAGGAGCCCGAGCCATTGCCCGAGCCATTTAAGGTGAACTGCCAGACGGAAGTGGAAGTCAAGCACGGCGTCGGGCTGCATGCCCGCCCCTCCGTCACCTTCACGCGGCTTGCCAAGTCCTTCCCCTGTTCGATCGAGATCGCCGTCAACGGCAGCGATGTCTGGCTTAACGGCAAGAGCATCATCAAGATCATGGGCGCGCGAATCCGAAAAGGATCGATCCTCCGGATCCGCGCCGACGGCATCCTCGCCGAAGAGGCGATCCGCGCGCTGAAGGAACTCATCGAGCGCAACTTCGATGAGGAAAAGAAACATGGCCGAACCGCTTAG
- the dhaM gene encoding dihydroxyacetone kinase phosphoryl donor subunit DhaM gives MIGKTANVGIVIVSHSPLVARGIADMIRQMVGDCVPLAWSGGNAHGELGTDAGGILKAIEAAWSDAGVAVFVDLGGAETNSEMAIEMLGLPRSALVSICNAPLVEGAVIAAAEASGGASLAKVVATAEELSP, from the coding sequence ATGATTGGAAAGACCGCAAATGTGGGTATCGTGATCGTCTCCCACTCGCCGCTGGTGGCAAGGGGGATCGCCGACATGATCAGGCAGATGGTCGGCGACTGTGTGCCGCTCGCCTGGTCGGGCGGCAATGCCCATGGCGAACTCGGCACCGATGCCGGCGGCATTCTGAAGGCAATCGAGGCCGCCTGGTCCGATGCCGGCGTCGCCGTCTTCGTCGATCTCGGCGGCGCAGAAACCAACAGCGAGATGGCGATCGAAATGCTGGGCCTTCCCCGCTCGGCCCTCGTCTCCATCTGCAACGCGCCGCTCGTCGAAGGCGCCGTCATCGCCGCCGCCGAGGCTTCGGGGGGCGCTTCGCTGGCTAAAGTCGTCGCCACAGCCGAGGAATTGTCTCCCTGA
- a CDS encoding TetR/AcrR family transcriptional regulator has protein sequence MSSAETTGQPIDPQPRRRLSRQDRHRQLLDVAWQIARDEGTEALTLGRLSERAGVTKPVVYDHFETRPGLLAALYREFDTRQTAVMDAALAASQPSLADRATVIAASYVDCVLLQGREIPGVIAALAGSPELERIKREYEAAFIEKCRIALSPFTGVGTIAAAGLWAMLGAAEALSYAAASGDITAVEAKNELFETIVAMVARSMGGGTHPDHLRDTAGLASR, from the coding sequence ATGTCAAGCGCCGAAACAACAGGTCAGCCGATCGATCCGCAACCTCGCCGCCGCCTGTCGCGGCAGGATCGGCATCGCCAGTTGCTCGACGTCGCTTGGCAGATCGCCCGTGACGAGGGAACGGAAGCGCTGACCCTCGGCCGGCTTTCCGAGCGGGCGGGCGTGACGAAACCCGTGGTCTATGATCATTTCGAAACCCGCCCCGGCCTGCTCGCCGCGCTCTACCGCGAATTCGACACCCGCCAGACGGCTGTGATGGACGCAGCCCTTGCGGCAAGCCAGCCGTCGCTCGCCGACCGGGCCACAGTCATCGCCGCCTCCTATGTCGACTGCGTGCTTCTTCAGGGCCGCGAAATCCCCGGTGTGATCGCAGCACTTGCCGGCTCGCCGGAACTCGAAAGGATCAAGCGCGAATACGAAGCGGCCTTCATCGAGAAATGCCGCATCGCGCTTTCGCCCTTTACCGGTGTCGGCACGATCGCCGCAGCCGGCCTCTGGGCCATGCTCGGCGCCGCCGAAGCCCTCTCCTATGCCGCCGCGTCGGGCGACATCACCGCCGTCGAGGCAAAGAACGAACTCTTCGAAACCATCGTCGCGATGGTGGCGAGAAGTATGGGCGGCGGCACGCATCCCGATCACCTGCGCGATACGGCCGGCCTCGCATCGAGATGA
- a CDS encoding VOC family protein, which produces MPIHFNHTILSARDSKASADFLADMLGLPAPRRWGPFYMVTTDNDANLDYMDTEGEIVRQHYAFLVGDAEFEAIFNRIRERNLRYWADPGQRKPDETNDHDSGRGVYFEDPNGHLIEIITRPYGSGGWNP; this is translated from the coding sequence ATGCCCATCCACTTCAATCATACCATTCTGTCGGCTCGCGACAGCAAGGCCTCGGCAGATTTTCTGGCCGACATGTTGGGGCTGCCGGCGCCGCGGCGCTGGGGGCCGTTCTACATGGTCACGACCGACAACGACGCCAATCTCGATTATATGGATACTGAAGGCGAAATCGTCCGCCAACACTACGCCTTCCTGGTCGGAGACGCTGAATTCGAGGCGATATTCAATCGAATTCGCGAGCGGAACCTGCGCTACTGGGCTGACCCCGGCCAGCGGAAGCCTGATGAGACCAATGACCACGACAGCGGGCGCGGGGTCTATTTCGAAGATCCGAACGGTCATCTGATCGAAATCATCACGCGCCCCTATGGCAGTGGCGGCTGGAATCCGTGA
- a CDS encoding epoxide hydrolase family protein produces the protein MLFKMLTSAGSQSLNRDRRRFLTTAAIGIAAAGATSLFPSYPVSAAAGDAIRPFRVDTPEADLLDLRRRVLATRWPERETVDDQSQGIQLEKIKPLVDYWGTGYDWRKAEAKLNALPQFITEIDGLDIHFIHVHSKHPNALPVIITHGWPGSVFENLKIIGPLTDPTAHGGRAEDAFDVVIPSMPGYGFSGKPTGTGWGPDRIARAWAELMKRLAYSSYVAQGGDWGSPVSGAMARLAPQGLLGIHINLPAVVPPEVAAVLAAGGPAPQRLSTEERAAFDALSAAAKMGNRSYATMMGTRPQTIGYAISDSPAGLAAWTLGHPGFTHWTYDSSDPEKSPDEVLDDITLYWLTNSAASSARIYWEYGGGRSPVLAAGEKTSKIALPVAITVFPGESYQAPETWARRAYRNLIYFHKVDKGGHFAAWEQPELFSAELRAAFRPLRRPI, from the coding sequence ATGCTCTTCAAAATGCTCACAAGTGCCGGCTCGCAATCCCTGAACCGCGACCGGCGCAGGTTCCTGACCACCGCGGCGATCGGGATCGCCGCCGCGGGCGCGACCAGCCTGTTTCCGTCCTATCCGGTATCGGCTGCCGCGGGAGATGCGATCCGCCCGTTTCGCGTCGACACTCCCGAGGCGGACCTCCTCGACCTTCGCCGGCGCGTGCTGGCAACACGCTGGCCCGAACGCGAGACGGTCGACGACCAGTCGCAGGGCATACAGCTCGAAAAGATCAAGCCGCTCGTCGATTATTGGGGCACCGGCTACGACTGGCGAAAGGCGGAAGCGAAGCTGAACGCGCTGCCGCAATTCATCACCGAGATCGACGGCCTAGACATCCACTTCATTCACGTCCACTCGAAACATCCGAATGCCCTGCCCGTCATCATCACCCATGGCTGGCCGGGATCGGTATTCGAGAACCTCAAGATCATCGGCCCCCTCACCGATCCGACCGCTCATGGCGGACGCGCCGAAGATGCGTTCGACGTGGTCATTCCGTCGATGCCGGGCTACGGCTTCTCCGGCAAGCCGACCGGCACCGGCTGGGGGCCGGACCGCATCGCGCGGGCCTGGGCGGAACTGATGAAGCGCCTCGCTTACAGCAGCTACGTCGCCCAGGGCGGCGACTGGGGCTCGCCGGTCTCCGGCGCGATGGCACGGCTCGCGCCACAAGGTCTGCTCGGCATCCACATCAACCTGCCGGCTGTCGTGCCGCCCGAAGTTGCCGCGGTGCTCGCCGCGGGCGGGCCGGCGCCGCAGCGACTCTCCACCGAGGAACGCGCGGCGTTCGATGCCCTCAGCGCCGCAGCCAAGATGGGGAACAGGTCCTATGCCACGATGATGGGCACGAGGCCGCAGACGATCGGCTACGCCATATCGGATTCCCCGGCCGGCCTTGCGGCATGGACGCTCGGTCATCCGGGCTTCACGCACTGGACCTACGACAGCAGCGATCCCGAAAAGTCTCCCGACGAGGTGCTCGACGACATCACGCTTTACTGGTTGACCAACAGTGCCGCTTCCTCGGCCCGGATCTACTGGGAATATGGCGGCGGGCGCAGTCCCGTCCTTGCGGCCGGGGAGAAGACCTCCAAGATCGCGCTTCCGGTCGCCATCACCGTCTTTCCTGGGGAGAGTTATCAGGCCCCGGAGACATGGGCCCGTCGCGCCTATCGCAACCTTATCTATTTCCACAAGGTCGACAAGGGCGGCCACTTCGCTGCCTGGGAGCAGCCGGAGCTCTTCTCCGCCGAGCTTCGAGCAGCGTTCAGGCCGCTGCGCCGACCGATATGA
- a CDS encoding ABC transporter ATP-binding protein gives MADIRIENLRKEFGSFVAVEDSSFTVHDGEFLALLGPSGCGKTTTLRMIAGLELPSSGKIYLDGEDVTFNRASARDIAFVFQLFALYPHMNVRKNIGFPLLSQGMPKAEIRQRVEETARLLQIDHILNRPVSGLAGGDRQRVALGRAIVRRPKCFLMDEPLGTLDAEFREIMVHELRELHNRIHATTVYVTHDQHEAMAMADKIAVMNHGVIEQFGTPQEIYAKPATMYVADFIGSPPMNFMRFTSGLKSGDRSILLDGVDVAVPEIHQDMAESELALGVRPEHIRFSDASALRGAVYGSEYLGTNQVVAVETQGGLIKARVPANRSFQIGERVGLEFNPAKLALFDCTSGRAVPSSLYQETRHG, from the coding sequence ATGGCCGACATCCGGATCGAAAATCTCCGCAAGGAGTTCGGCAGCTTCGTCGCCGTTGAGGATTCGAGCTTCACCGTCCATGACGGCGAGTTCCTGGCGCTTCTGGGCCCCTCCGGTTGCGGCAAGACCACGACGCTTCGCATGATCGCCGGCCTCGAGCTGCCGAGCAGTGGCAAGATCTATCTCGATGGCGAGGACGTCACCTTCAACCGCGCCAGCGCCCGCGACATCGCCTTCGTCTTCCAGCTCTTCGCGCTCTACCCGCATATGAACGTGCGCAAGAACATCGGCTTCCCGCTGCTGTCGCAGGGCATGCCAAAGGCCGAAATCCGTCAGCGCGTCGAAGAGACCGCGCGCCTGCTGCAGATCGACCATATTCTCAACCGCCCGGTCTCCGGCCTTGCCGGCGGCGACCGGCAGCGCGTGGCGCTCGGCCGCGCCATCGTCCGGCGTCCGAAGTGCTTCCTGATGGACGAGCCGCTCGGCACGCTGGACGCCGAGTTCCGCGAGATCATGGTCCATGAGCTGCGCGAACTGCACAACCGCATCCACGCGACCACCGTCTACGTCACCCATGACCAGCATGAGGCAATGGCTATGGCCGACAAGATCGCCGTCATGAACCATGGCGTCATCGAGCAGTTCGGCACGCCGCAGGAGATCTATGCCAAGCCTGCGACCATGTATGTGGCCGATTTCATCGGCTCGCCGCCGATGAACTTCATGCGCTTCACCTCCGGCTTGAAAAGCGGCGATCGCTCCATCCTGCTCGACGGCGTCGATGTCGCTGTTCCCGAGATCCACCAGGACATGGCCGAAAGCGAACTGGCGCTCGGCGTGCGGCCGGAACATATCCGCTTCAGCGACGCCTCGGCGCTGCGCGGCGCCGTCTATGGCAGCGAATATCTCGGCACCAACCAGGTCGTGGCTGTGGAAACCCAGGGAGGATTAATCAAGGCCCGCGTTCCCGCCAATCGCAGCTTCCAGATCGGCGAAAGGGTCGGCCTCGAATTCAACCCGGCGAAACTCGCACTCTTCGACTGCACATCGGGCCGCGCGGTGCCATCCTCGCTCTATCAGGAGACCCGGCATGGCTGA
- a CDS encoding putative PEP-binding protein produces the protein MAEPLRLKAKSASPGIASGPAFLAGEPKAPSAAERPDAAPASRAVGGYGALEKAIDISIGELEHLADGADAESRDIIDFQIEVLRDPTIAEATGARIEADGNVVFAWVATLDAYIGELEAADEEQMRARAVDILDIKNRVLGALAGTPIADFPPGSVFVGKDMEPSRFLAHDWSKGGGIALFAGSTAGHVALLARAKSVPMVVGAGRFSAADGDPVSVDGNAGAVILQAGSMLIAPLTPAQAPAADTQTAGGELRTADGVPILLSININDAAEIDALDPATAGVGLMRSEFSITSVADAANEERQLAIYRRVLEQAGDRPVTIRMLDIGGDKPLAGLEDLPALSGSGLRGIRLLLARPEIARIQARALLRAAVLGRLSVMLPMVTFPDEIDRMRDIFREEAEKLGRRALPHRMPPIGMMVEVPSAALMLDTFGAAAFFSFGTNDLTQYLAASARDDIDADAGKAAPAVLRLLAQAVKLTSGKPVSICGDMAGNPHYLPRLLAAGFRHFSVAPARRPAIRSAIIGLNADGTRAAGE, from the coding sequence ATGGCCGAACCGCTTAGACTGAAGGCGAAGAGCGCATCCCCCGGCATCGCATCCGGCCCGGCCTTTCTCGCGGGGGAGCCGAAGGCTCCTTCCGCTGCCGAGCGGCCGGACGCTGCCCCTGCGTCCCGAGCCGTTGGTGGATACGGCGCGCTGGAGAAGGCGATCGATATCTCGATCGGCGAACTCGAGCACCTTGCCGATGGAGCCGATGCGGAAAGCCGGGATATCATCGATTTCCAGATCGAGGTGCTGCGCGATCCGACGATCGCGGAAGCGACCGGCGCACGCATCGAAGCCGACGGGAATGTCGTCTTTGCCTGGGTCGCCACCCTCGACGCCTATATCGGCGAACTCGAAGCGGCCGATGAAGAGCAGATGCGGGCACGCGCCGTCGATATTCTCGACATCAAGAACCGTGTGCTCGGGGCGCTCGCCGGCACGCCGATCGCCGATTTCCCGCCCGGTTCGGTCTTCGTCGGCAAGGATATGGAGCCGAGCCGCTTTCTCGCCCATGACTGGTCGAAAGGCGGCGGCATCGCGCTGTTCGCAGGCAGCACTGCCGGCCATGTCGCCCTGCTCGCCCGGGCGAAATCGGTGCCGATGGTGGTCGGCGCAGGCCGCTTTTCAGCCGCAGACGGAGATCCTGTCAGCGTGGATGGCAACGCCGGTGCGGTCATCCTGCAGGCGGGCAGCATGCTGATTGCGCCCTTGACACCGGCACAGGCGCCTGCCGCCGACACGCAAACCGCCGGCGGCGAACTGCGCACAGCGGACGGCGTGCCGATCCTGCTCTCGATCAACATCAACGATGCCGCCGAGATCGATGCGCTCGATCCGGCAACAGCCGGCGTCGGCCTGATGCGCTCGGAATTTTCAATAACCTCAGTGGCCGATGCCGCCAATGAGGAACGGCAGCTGGCGATCTATCGCCGCGTGCTGGAGCAGGCGGGCGACAGGCCGGTAACGATCCGCATGCTCGATATCGGCGGCGACAAGCCGCTCGCCGGCCTCGAAGACCTGCCGGCTCTCTCCGGCTCGGGCCTGCGCGGCATCCGGCTGCTGCTTGCCCGGCCGGAAATCGCCCGCATCCAGGCCCGCGCCCTGCTGCGCGCCGCCGTCCTCGGCAGGCTGTCGGTGATGCTGCCGATGGTGACCTTTCCTGATGAAATCGACAGGATGCGTGACATCTTCCGGGAGGAAGCCGAAAAGCTCGGCCGCCGTGCCCTGCCCCACCGGATGCCGCCGATCGGCATGATGGTGGAGGTACCATCAGCCGCATTGATGCTCGATACCTTCGGGGCGGCGGCGTTCTTCTCGTTCGGAACCAACGACCTCACCCAATATCTTGCCGCCTCCGCCCGCGACGATATCGACGCCGATGCCGGCAAGGCGGCACCCGCCGTGCTCCGGCTGCTTGCCCAGGCGGTGAAGCTGACCTCCGGCAAGCCGGTCAGCATCTGCGGCGATATGGCCGGCAATCCGCACTATCTGCCCAGGCTGCTTGCCGCCGGCTTCCGGCATTTTTCCGTGGCGCCGGCCCGGCGTCCCGCGATAAGATCGGCGATCATCGGCCTCAACGCCGATGGCACAAGGGCAGCCGGAGAGTAG